The nucleotide sequence GGTTTAAAGTTATAAAAGAAACTCCAAATTTTCACAAAAGGGAATACAATACATGGTTAAAATTAGGTGAAATCATGATAGAACTTCAAACTGCTAAAATATCGACAAATTTAAATAAATGGAGTTCCTTAAATGAAGGTCCGGTACACATTTCATTTCTTGTAGAAGATATTCATGAGGCATATGAGGAGATCAAATCTAAGGGATATAATAATTTTAAACTTAAAAATGAAAAAGAGATCTATAAGGTTGAAAACGGTTATCTTTTTAAGGTGAAAGCTCCGGAGGGTACAGAGATCGAAGTGAGAGACCAACAGGAAATTTAAAAAATATTTTTTATGGAGAAAGAATATTAGACTGCGATACTAGTCTATTTTATTCTCCTTTTTTTATTATCTAGAAAATTTTAAAAATCTGAATTGTGCTTGTTTGGATGCAACGTCACCTTGCTTTTTTATTTAAAAATAAAAAGAGTCTTCCACTATTTGCAAAGTGGGAGACTCAGAGGAAAGTATAAGTAAATTTATCATCTAAAATAAATCTACTAAGGAGGTTTCTACCGATCAATCCCTGGGAAGATTAATGGAATATCTTACAAAACCAACTATAAATTAATTTTAACTCAAATTCAAACTAAAGTCAACTTAAATAAAATAGAAATGAAAAACACCTTTAA is from Psychrilyobacter atlanticus DSM 19335 and encodes:
- a CDS encoding VOC family protein, translated to MKIKSLHHICIQTECYKESKEFYTEILGFKVIKETPNFHKREYNTWLKLGEIMIELQTAKISTNLNKWSSLNEGPVHISFLVEDIHEAYEEIKSKGYNNFKLKNEKEIYKVENGYLFKVKAPEGTEIEVRDQQEI